CAGCAGGCTTAGACGCGAGAGCATCAAGGCAAAAAAGCCTGTGGGTATGTATGCAAAATTGGGATGCAGCCCTTGTTGCAGCGAAAAACCCCAAAATAACCCGTAAGGTTCAGCAGGGGGATACGTCACCGAAAATCGGGTTAAGTCGTCCGCTAAGCAATTTTGTTTAAAAATCAGAGTCTGGAGGTATCTTTCCATGTCAATTCGTCTATATGTAGGCAATCTGCCCAAAGAAGAAGTAGACCGTCAAGAGTTACAAACGATGTTTGGGGAAATGAGTGATTCCGTTTCCACCAAAGTGATTAAAGACCGTAAAACTGGTAAATGCCGAGGGTTTGCTTTTGTAACCGTGAAAACGGATGAATTGGCTGATGAAATTATTGAAAAGTTCAACGGTCAGATGTTCAAAGAAAGCCCTTTGAAAATAGAAAAGGCATTGCCGAGAGCTAAGGGTGAAGGGGAAGAGGAGGCTCCCCGTCCCCCAGCTCCAGCTCCCATTAAAGACAGCAACAAAGCCAGCGGTGGTGGCGAGCGTAGCGGTGGTGGCGAGCGTACTGAGCGCAGCAGCGATCGCCCAAGCGGCGGCGGCGGCGGTCGTCGTGGCGGCACCAAGAAGTCTCGACGCTCTGATAATGCTACCGTTAATGTTAATGCTGATTCAGACGCTTTTCAACCAGATCCCCGCTGGGCTGGGGAATTGGCAAAGCTGAAGGAGCTTTTGGCTGCACAAAGCAATTAGTCATTAGTCACCGAAAACTTGTAAGGTGGGCAATTTGTTAGGTTTTAACAAATTGCCCACCTTACAATTTTTAAACCTGCAAACGCCAACAGACTACTGAGTAATAGGAACTTGCAACCAGTCTTGCAGGTGGTGTTGTAACTTCAATGCAAATTCTGGTCGCTGGTTAAAATGTTCGGTGCGAACCGGCTTGCGATCGCTATCCAGAGTCCAGCCGTAATCGCTGCTTAAGCGCAATTTGCCCTGCCAGTCAGAAACTGAGACAATTAGCGCACTGGCAGGGCTATTGTCTATCCCTTGAACCCGAAACACGTAGTTAAAGGTATTTTGGCTGGCGGCTGCAACCGTGGAAGGCTGACCGCATTTTAGAGCAAGACGCGATCGCACTTGCTCTGTTAGGTCTGGTTTCTCTAAATCTAAGAGAGTTTTTACTGCTAAGGTCAGAGCAAAATAAAATTCTTCAACAGGAACAAATTCAAGCTGCATACACACAATATCGGTTGTAACCGTTTGCATCTTACAACTAATGGTTGTAATTATAAGAGTCGGTGTAAGACAAAAGACTTAGCGGTAAATTAACTAAATCCAAGCGTTGCTGCTGTAAAGTTATCTCAGGCATAGCCAAACCAAATCCCTGTCCATAATCTGCACCCAGTTCCCGGCAGAATTCAATATCTTCAATATCCTCAAGCCCCTCTGTCACCACTTTAATGCCAAAATTGTGAGCAGAATCCACCAAACTTGTGAGCATAACCTGCTTGAGAGCATGCTGGCTGCAACCATGCACGAGTCGCTTGTCGATTTTAATTACATCTGGACAAAATTCCATAAAGTAGTTCTCAGTAGAGGCGCAAGCGCACAAATCATCTACCGCAATGCCAAATCCCCACTCGCGCAAGCGGTTGATATTCTGCAACAGTCTTGGACACCTCAGCAGAGCTTCCACTTCGGTTAATTCAAATACAATTTGTTCTGGTTGTAGCCCCAAATCTAAAATTTGCTTTAAGTTTTGATCTAGAGAATTAGCATCGCGAATAATCGCATTAGGTAATATATTAATAAAAAATTTTTGATTGCTTTTAGTAGCAGCAATTGAGTCTAAACAAATTGTTCGAGCTAATTCATCAAACTCACAAGCCAACTGAGTTGACATAGCTGCTTCAATCAATTGATAACCGTTGAAGTCTGCTTCCCCATCGTCTTTGGCGCGTGCTAGACATTCATAAGCGATCGCTTCGCCGGATGCCAGGTCAAAAATTGGCTGATATTTGAAAAATATACGCTGCTTTGATAAAACATGAAAAAACCAACTGTATTTAACAGCTTTGGTAATTGTCACTATCGGTTGAGCTTTTAAAAAATCTACCAGTAAACTTGGCAAATCGCAGAGCGATCGCGCAATAAAAAAGCGCGATCCAGCTTGGCTAATTTCAGAAAGTACCTGACTGATATTTAAGAAAATACTGGCTACCTCATTCCGACTATCTATACTTCGATAGAAAAGTTGAGGAAGGACAGGAAGCTCCTGAAAACCAGCTTTACAAAGACAACGACTTGTTTCCCCGTCATCTGGTTGAATAATTAAATAAAGCGGGTTAAT
This genomic stretch from Funiculus sociatus GB2-C1 harbors:
- a CDS encoding EAL domain-containing protein; this translates as MVVSAIVPKINPLYLIIQPDDGETSRCLCKAGFQELPVLPQLFYRSIDSRNEVASIFLNISQVLSEISQAGSRFFIARSLCDLPSLLVDFLKAQPIVTITKAVKYSWFFHVLSKQRIFFKYQPIFDLASGEAIAYECLARAKDDGEADFNGYQLIEAAMSTQLACEFDELARTICLDSIAATKSNQKFFINILPNAIIRDANSLDQNLKQILDLGLQPEQIVFELTEVEALLRCPRLLQNINRLREWGFGIAVDDLCACASTENYFMEFCPDVIKIDKRLVHGCSQHALKQVMLTSLVDSAHNFGIKVVTEGLEDIEDIEFCRELGADYGQGFGLAMPEITLQQQRLDLVNLPLSLLSYTDSYNYNH
- a CDS encoding RNA recognition motif domain-containing protein, with the translated sequence MSIRLYVGNLPKEEVDRQELQTMFGEMSDSVSTKVIKDRKTGKCRGFAFVTVKTDELADEIIEKFNGQMFKESPLKIEKALPRAKGEGEEEAPRPPAPAPIKDSNKASGGGERSGGGERTERSSDRPSGGGGGRRGGTKKSRRSDNATVNVNADSDAFQPDPRWAGELAKLKELLAAQSN